One stretch of Alcaligenes faecalis DNA includes these proteins:
- a CDS encoding YaeQ family protein has translation MALRATIYKAELNVADNDRAYYGSHTLTLARHPSETEERLMVRLLAYGLYAQADEALSFSRGLSDSDEPALWEHDLSGNLLHWLEVGLPDDRRLIKASGRAEKVTVLAYGRNVSVWWSGIKDKISRARNIQVYALDAAGTDALAALAERGMTINLNVQDGTVWASSDKGEATIELSHLNAAA, from the coding sequence ATGGCTCTGCGCGCGACGATTTATAAAGCTGAACTTAATGTGGCCGATAACGATCGGGCCTACTACGGCAGTCATACCCTGACTCTGGCCCGTCATCCTTCCGAAACCGAAGAGCGTCTGATGGTGCGTTTGCTGGCTTACGGTTTGTATGCGCAAGCGGATGAAGCCCTGAGCTTCTCGCGCGGGCTAAGCGACTCGGACGAGCCCGCCTTGTGGGAGCATGATCTGAGCGGCAATCTGCTGCATTGGCTGGAAGTGGGCCTGCCGGACGATAGACGTCTGATCAAAGCCAGTGGCCGTGCTGAAAAAGTGACGGTGCTGGCCTATGGCCGCAACGTGTCCGTCTGGTGGAGTGGCATCAAGGACAAGATCAGCCGCGCCCGCAATATACAGGTCTATGCGCTGGATGCCGCCGGGACTGACGCTTTAGCCGCCCTGGCCGAGCGTGGCATGACCATCAATCTGAATGTTCAGGACGGCACGGTCTGGGCCAGCAGCGACAAGGGCGAAGCCACCATTGAGCTTAGCCACCTGAATGCTGCCGCTTGA
- a CDS encoding LysR family transcriptional regulator, protein MNITLRQLRAFVAVAEAGQFTQAARNLHVTQSALSMLIRELESQTGLRLFDRHTRKVVLSEPGQELLGTARRVLAEVEEAVRHSKELTSHQRGRVSIASGTVLSSSLLIPFIALFQQRYPGIRVELLDMAEQDISRRLEQEPIDFGLGTDWNRPDTIEAHPVMQDQYQALLPHHHPLTAKAQIRWHDLAAHPFIALSSHSPLGQAIQRQLTALDIRFPQVHEVSLHTTVLSMVRHGLGLAILPANTQSLPEAAQIIFRPLKAPVLPRQVSLLQLRQRSLAPAATLFRSELLAHIKRQHSGG, encoded by the coding sequence ATGAATATAACCCTCAGACAACTTCGTGCTTTTGTCGCTGTGGCGGAAGCGGGCCAGTTCACTCAGGCAGCGCGCAATCTGCACGTTACCCAATCGGCATTAAGCATGTTGATTCGGGAACTGGAGTCCCAGACCGGGCTGCGGCTGTTCGATCGGCACACCCGCAAAGTGGTGCTCAGCGAACCGGGTCAGGAGTTGTTGGGTACAGCACGGCGCGTACTGGCCGAGGTAGAAGAGGCCGTGCGCCATTCCAAGGAGTTGACCAGCCATCAACGTGGCCGCGTGTCCATTGCCAGTGGCACGGTTTTGTCCTCCAGCTTGCTGATTCCATTTATTGCCCTGTTTCAGCAGCGCTATCCCGGCATTCGGGTGGAGTTGCTGGATATGGCAGAGCAGGACATCAGCCGCCGTCTGGAGCAGGAGCCTATTGATTTTGGTTTGGGTACGGACTGGAATCGGCCCGACACGATTGAAGCGCATCCGGTGATGCAGGACCAGTATCAGGCCCTGCTGCCCCACCATCATCCACTAACGGCCAAGGCGCAAATACGCTGGCATGATCTGGCCGCCCATCCTTTTATTGCCTTGTCCTCGCACAGCCCTTTGGGTCAGGCCATACAAAGGCAATTGACGGCTTTGGATATACGCTTTCCGCAGGTGCACGAAGTGTCCTTGCACACCACGGTGCTCAGCATGGTCAGGCATGGTTTGGGGCTGGCGATCCTGCCGGCCAACACTCAAAGCCTGCCCGAGGCCGCGCAAATTATATTTCGTCCCTTGAAGGCCCCGGTGCTGCCCCGGCAAGTAAGCCTGCTGCAACTGCGTCAGCGCTCTTTGGCTCCGGCGGCTACTTTATTTCGTAGCGAGCTGCTGGCTCACATCAAGCGGCAGCATTCAGGTGGCTAA
- a CDS encoding indolepyruvate ferredoxin oxidoreductase family protein, producing MTQSVDTQYKLSDNLTAQSGRIFLTGTQALVRMLLTQARLDKEHGLNTAGFVSGYRGSPLGGVDMIMWKAQKHLDQAKVRFQPAINEDLAASMIMGTQQAGERADRTVDGVFSMWYGKGPGVDRAGDALHHGHAAGASQHGGVLMIVGDDHVASSSSIPHASEQSLIAWGIPVVNPSSVEEYERFGIWAWALSRYSGSWVAFKAITETVESGRSFEIAPLDDLAPALADKQGGKHPYDPSKFLTPSMEGTLDARLDSVREFAHKYSLDRILEAAPDARIGIVSTGKATLDTLDALQQLSSLKDLPAIRHLKIGLSWPVNPQSLNDFIEGLDHVLVIEEKGPIIEDQLKNLLFNRAQRPTVSGKRDIENEVLIPADGQLSPARVAVGLRRWLGHHANVQLPACTVQNLAPIDTNGLTRRPYFCSGCPHNTSTKVPEGSQAMAGVGCHYMATWMDRKTRGLTQMGGEGTDWVGLSPFIQTGHMFQNMGEGTYFHSGYLAIRQAIAAGANITYKILFNDAVAMTGGQPVDGPISVPRICQQTIGEGARRVVITTDEPERYRGVSLPAGVDVHHRRELDRLQRELREIPGVTILIHDQTCAAEKRRRRKKNEYPDPARRLFINKAVCEGCGDCGVQSNCLSLVPAETPEGRKRQIDQSSCNKDYSCVDGFCPSFVSVMGGALRRGDQNGQADMKAQLLAKLDTLPLPTIQARDCNVIVAGVGGTGVITIGAVLSMAVHLEGRSSSVLDMTGLAQKGGTVISHIRLSANKENTGAVRVDPGQADLAILCDVVAAAHPNALSCLRPGHTHAIINEYLAPTAEFTRNPDAPLDAQHLLSQLKTTAGENQVRSFNAHQAATLLFGDSLLSNMLLMGMAWQQGSMPVSSAAVEQAIRLNGVAIQANLDAFHLGRVLAHDEKALASLLAPAAQVVTLQRRETLEQIMQRCTSSLEQYQNAAYAQRFTNTINALRDAEQKLRPGQRPTLTEKAARSLYKLMAYKDEYEVARLFSSPAFRQDLEQQFEGDFSLRFHFAPPLLARRDPATGRPRKITLGPRTATLLRWMAKGKGLRNTALDPFGYTHERRMERRFWREYQNLLNNLSKNLDQANYATALELAELPQQLRGFGPVKMESAKKYEARFTELSQQLKSTDPAIQAVPA from the coding sequence ATGACGCAGTCCGTCGACACTCAATACAAGCTCAGCGACAACCTGACCGCACAATCAGGACGCATCTTTTTAACTGGCACACAGGCCCTGGTGCGCATGTTGCTGACCCAGGCTCGCCTGGATAAAGAACACGGTTTGAACACCGCCGGTTTTGTCTCTGGCTACCGTGGTTCGCCACTGGGTGGCGTGGACATGATCATGTGGAAGGCCCAGAAGCATCTGGACCAGGCTAAGGTCCGTTTTCAACCCGCCATCAATGAAGACCTGGCCGCCTCCATGATTATGGGTACGCAGCAGGCCGGTGAGCGCGCTGACCGCACTGTCGATGGCGTGTTCTCCATGTGGTATGGCAAGGGCCCCGGTGTAGACCGCGCGGGCGATGCCTTGCACCACGGCCATGCAGCCGGTGCCTCCCAGCACGGTGGCGTACTGATGATTGTGGGTGATGACCACGTGGCCTCGTCCTCGTCCATTCCCCACGCCAGCGAACAATCCCTGATCGCCTGGGGCATCCCGGTGGTCAACCCCAGCTCTGTTGAAGAATACGAACGCTTCGGCATTTGGGCCTGGGCCTTGTCGCGTTACTCCGGTTCCTGGGTAGCCTTCAAAGCCATTACCGAAACCGTGGAAAGCGGCCGCTCTTTCGAGATTGCCCCTCTGGATGATCTGGCCCCGGCCTTGGCCGACAAGCAAGGCGGCAAGCACCCCTACGACCCCAGCAAATTCCTGACACCATCCATGGAAGGCACTCTGGATGCCCGACTGGATAGCGTGCGCGAGTTCGCTCATAAATACAGCCTGGACCGCATCCTGGAAGCGGCACCTGATGCGCGTATCGGTATTGTCTCCACCGGCAAAGCCACACTGGACACGCTGGATGCGCTGCAACAGCTCAGCAGCCTGAAGGATCTGCCCGCTATCCGCCATCTGAAGATCGGTTTGAGCTGGCCAGTTAACCCGCAATCGCTGAACGATTTTATTGAAGGCCTGGACCACGTTCTGGTCATTGAAGAAAAGGGCCCGATCATTGAAGACCAGTTAAAGAATCTGCTCTTTAACCGTGCCCAGCGCCCCACTGTGTCGGGCAAGCGCGATATAGAAAATGAAGTGCTGATTCCTGCCGATGGTCAGCTCAGCCCTGCCCGTGTGGCCGTGGGCCTGCGTCGCTGGCTGGGTCATCACGCCAATGTGCAATTGCCTGCCTGTACGGTGCAAAACCTGGCACCCATTGACACCAATGGTCTGACCCGCCGCCCCTATTTCTGTTCGGGCTGTCCGCACAATACCTCCACCAAAGTGCCCGAAGGTAGCCAGGCCATGGCCGGTGTAGGTTGTCACTACATGGCGACCTGGATGGACCGCAAAACCCGTGGTCTGACTCAAATGGGTGGTGAAGGCACGGACTGGGTGGGCCTGTCGCCCTTTATCCAGACGGGCCACATGTTCCAGAACATGGGTGAAGGCACGTACTTTCACTCCGGCTATCTGGCGATTCGTCAGGCGATTGCCGCGGGTGCCAACATTACCTACAAGATTCTGTTTAACGACGCGGTTGCCATGACGGGCGGTCAGCCCGTTGACGGCCCGATCTCCGTACCCCGCATTTGCCAGCAAACCATTGGTGAAGGTGCGCGTCGTGTGGTCATCACCACCGATGAGCCCGAGCGCTATCGCGGTGTCAGCCTGCCTGCCGGTGTGGATGTACATCACCGTCGCGAACTGGATCGCTTGCAGCGTGAATTGCGCGAGATCCCTGGCGTTACCATTCTGATTCACGACCAGACCTGTGCGGCTGAAAAGCGCCGTCGTCGTAAAAAGAACGAGTACCCCGATCCTGCCCGTCGCCTCTTTATTAATAAGGCTGTCTGCGAAGGCTGTGGGGATTGCGGTGTGCAATCGAACTGCCTGTCTTTGGTGCCTGCTGAAACGCCCGAAGGCCGCAAGCGCCAGATCGACCAGTCCAGCTGTAATAAGGACTACTCCTGCGTGGACGGTTTCTGCCCCAGCTTTGTATCGGTGATGGGCGGTGCTCTGCGCCGTGGTGATCAAAATGGTCAGGCCGATATGAAGGCCCAGTTGCTGGCCAAGCTGGACACGCTGCCACTGCCCACCATTCAAGCGCGCGACTGCAATGTGATTGTGGCCGGTGTGGGTGGTACGGGTGTGATTACCATTGGAGCAGTGCTCTCCATGGCGGTGCACCTGGAAGGTCGTTCCAGTTCGGTACTGGACATGACGGGTCTGGCGCAAAAAGGCGGCACCGTCATCAGCCACATTCGTCTGTCTGCTAATAAAGAGAACACGGGTGCCGTGCGTGTTGATCCCGGCCAAGCCGACCTGGCGATCTTGTGTGACGTGGTGGCAGCCGCTCACCCCAACGCCCTGTCCTGCCTGCGTCCTGGTCATACCCACGCCATCATCAACGAATACCTGGCCCCTACGGCCGAGTTCACCCGCAACCCGGATGCTCCTCTGGATGCACAGCACTTGCTGAGCCAACTGAAGACCACTGCTGGCGAAAACCAGGTGCGATCTTTCAATGCTCACCAGGCAGCCACCCTGCTGTTCGGAGATAGTCTGCTGTCCAATATGCTCTTGATGGGTATGGCTTGGCAGCAAGGTTCCATGCCCGTTAGCAGCGCGGCGGTTGAACAGGCCATCCGTCTGAACGGGGTGGCCATTCAGGCCAACCTGGATGCATTCCATTTGGGTCGCGTGTTGGCTCACGATGAAAAAGCACTGGCCAGCCTCTTGGCTCCGGCTGCTCAAGTGGTGACCTTGCAGCGTCGCGAAACACTGGAACAAATCATGCAGCGCTGCACCAGCAGCCTGGAGCAATACCAGAACGCCGCTTATGCCCAGCGCTTCACCAACACCATCAATGCACTGCGTGACGCCGAGCAAAAACTGCGTCCGGGTCAGCGCCCTACCTTGACTGAAAAAGCCGCACGCAGCTTGTACAAGCTGATGGCCTACAAGGATGAGTACGAAGTCGCTCGCCTGTTCAGCTCGCCCGCTTTCCGCCAGGATCTGGAGCAGCAATTTGAAGGCGACTTCTCCTTGCGCTTTCACTTCGCACCGCCTTTGCTGGCACGCCGTGATCCGGCTACCGGCCGCCCACGCAAGATCACCTTGGGTCCACGCACAGCCACCTTGCTGCGCTGGATGGCTAAAGGCAAAGGTCTGCGCAACACGGCACTGGATCCCTTTGGCTACACCCATGAGCGTCGTATGGAACGCCGCTTCTGGCGCGAATACCAGAACCTGCTCAACAACTTGAGCAAGAATCTGGATCAAGCCAACTACGCCACCGCTTTGGAGCTGGCCGAACTGCCCCAACAATTGCGCGGCTTCGGTCCCGTGAAAATGGAGTCGGCCAAGAAATACGAAGCCCGCTTTACCGAGCTGTCGCAGCAGTTGAAAAGCACAGATCCGGCAATTCAGGCCGTTCCCGCCTAA
- a CDS encoding alpha/beta fold hydrolase → MSQSIYVQGGAGLLHARQYGAIRTAQVPLIVMHGVTGHAGLWHHVATALSQNRAVIALDMRGHGLSDWCAQQDYATPAHVQDLACLLEALGQPQYDLAGLSWGGLVGLQYAARYPERVRRLAVLDVEPSFTQSEHEVMARPANFPSRAAVMEYERKANPQAPQSLLQLFAYESVNQVDLDLWQRRHDPYFLRRWPFRNDDVWAQLEELRCPTLLLHGERSFVRLAIMQEMHDRLRQAAGLYELPDTGHLLPLEAPEPVAAYLEEFLTAD, encoded by the coding sequence ATGAGCCAATCCATCTACGTACAGGGCGGCGCAGGTTTGCTGCACGCCCGTCAGTACGGCGCTATCCGTACCGCACAGGTGCCCCTGATCGTGATGCATGGCGTAACCGGCCATGCGGGGCTTTGGCATCACGTGGCCACCGCCTTGTCGCAGAACCGGGCAGTGATCGCCCTGGACATGCGCGGACATGGTTTAAGTGACTGGTGTGCGCAGCAGGACTATGCCACACCGGCGCATGTGCAGGATCTGGCTTGCCTGCTGGAGGCATTGGGTCAACCCCAATACGATCTGGCCGGTTTGTCCTGGGGGGGCTTGGTCGGCCTGCAGTACGCGGCCCGTTATCCGGAACGGGTCCGCCGATTGGCAGTGCTGGATGTCGAACCCAGTTTTACGCAAAGCGAGCACGAAGTGATGGCACGACCGGCGAATTTCCCCAGTCGTGCTGCGGTGATGGAGTACGAGCGCAAAGCCAACCCGCAAGCACCGCAGTCCTTGCTGCAGTTGTTTGCCTACGAGTCCGTCAACCAGGTGGACCTGGACTTGTGGCAGCGGCGGCACGACCCGTATTTTTTGAGGCGCTGGCCATTTCGCAATGACGATGTCTGGGCGCAGCTGGAGGAGCTGCGCTGCCCGACCTTGTTATTGCATGGCGAACGCAGCTTTGTGCGTCTGGCCATCATGCAGGAAATGCACGATCGCTTGCGGCAGGCGGCAGGCTTGTACGAGCTGCCGGATACCGGTCACTTGCTGCCACTGGAGGCACCTGAACCAGTAGCCGCCTATTTGGAGGAATTTCTGACAGCAGATTGA
- a CDS encoding histone H1-like repetitive region-containing protein, with the protein MATAKKGAAKAASTKAVSPKKATPAKAAAAPVKATATKTSPSSKTAAPKSPAKTTATKTSKAAVKAPAKSASSAPAKKTVAKKAAVKKATPAKTTAVKAAATKTAAVKTVAKKAAAKKTVAKKAVAKKAVAKKAVAKKVVAKKAVAKKVVAKKTVAKKAAAPKTASAKPATTKPAATAAAKKPASTKASKPVAKKATPSKAAAKPATKTGTKAAVKTAAKKASPAASAKKPVAPKKKEVKSVTAETKTPKTSTTTKAAAKVGNKTAARKATKTAAAPAEPRREDVNPAGSWPFPTGKRP; encoded by the coding sequence ATGGCAACAGCCAAGAAAGGCGCAGCAAAAGCAGCAAGCACAAAAGCCGTTAGCCCCAAAAAAGCAACGCCAGCAAAAGCAGCCGCAGCACCAGTAAAAGCTACTGCTACCAAGACCAGTCCCAGCAGCAAAACCGCTGCCCCCAAGTCCCCCGCTAAAACCACCGCTACCAAGACCAGCAAGGCTGCTGTAAAAGCCCCTGCCAAGTCTGCCAGCAGCGCACCCGCCAAGAAAACAGTGGCGAAAAAAGCAGCGGTAAAGAAAGCCACTCCAGCAAAAACCACGGCTGTTAAAGCCGCCGCCACCAAGACAGCCGCCGTTAAAACCGTAGCCAAGAAAGCAGCCGCTAAAAAGACGGTCGCTAAAAAGGCTGTGGCCAAGAAAGCCGTTGCCAAAAAGGCCGTCGCTAAAAAAGTCGTTGCCAAGAAAGCGGTAGCGAAGAAAGTGGTTGCCAAAAAAACGGTAGCTAAAAAAGCAGCTGCGCCCAAAACGGCCAGTGCCAAACCCGCTACCACCAAACCTGCTGCCACCGCTGCCGCAAAAAAACCGGCCAGCACCAAGGCAAGCAAACCCGTGGCCAAAAAAGCCACACCCAGCAAAGCGGCAGCGAAACCTGCCACCAAAACCGGCACCAAGGCAGCTGTAAAGACCGCGGCTAAAAAAGCCAGTCCTGCTGCCAGTGCCAAGAAACCCGTAGCTCCAAAGAAGAAAGAAGTTAAATCCGTGACCGCAGAAACCAAGACCCCAAAGACCAGCACAACGACTAAAGCCGCCGCTAAAGTAGGCAATAAAACAGCGGCTCGCAAAGCGACCAAAACAGCGGCAGCTCCTGCCGAACCTCGCCGCGAAGACGTCAACCCTGCTGGCTCCTGGCCCTTCCCAACTGGCAAGCGTCCTTAA
- a CDS encoding Lrp/AsnC family transcriptional regulator has product MDKTDLKILDALQLDGRASAQQVSEQVGLSTAPVWRRIKNLEKNKVIQGYYARVDRRQVGLQSCMFTQISLDRHSGEIVDNFIRAVRDAPEILECHAVTGDADFLLKIMVPSAESYDDFLHRFLFNMPGVRQTRTIVAMREIKNVTRLPLPL; this is encoded by the coding sequence ATGGATAAAACTGACTTAAAAATCCTGGATGCCTTGCAATTGGATGGCCGAGCCTCGGCTCAGCAGGTCTCCGAGCAGGTGGGTTTGTCCACTGCGCCCGTTTGGCGGCGCATCAAAAATCTGGAAAAAAACAAGGTTATCCAAGGCTATTATGCGCGCGTGGATCGTCGTCAGGTTGGCCTGCAAAGTTGCATGTTTACCCAGATCAGTCTGGACCGCCACTCGGGTGAAATTGTCGATAACTTCATCCGTGCCGTGCGCGATGCGCCCGAGATTCTGGAATGCCACGCCGTGACCGGCGATGCGGATTTTCTGCTGAAGATCATGGTGCCCAGCGCCGAGTCCTACGACGATTTCCTGCACCGCTTCCTGTTCAATATGCCGGGCGTGCGCCAAACCCGCACCATTGTGGCCATGCGTGAAATCAAGAATGTGACTCGCTTGCCTTTGCCACTTTGA
- a CDS encoding aromatic ring-hydroxylating oxygenase subunit alpha — MTVMNEVPMIQARHPQEQSNPLYRALAHFWHPVAYSSQVLDKPFGARLLGQDLVLARLNGELVAMDSRCPHKGTNLALGEIVDATIECPYHGWRFDAQGECVRIPAREELTCAMRVNVKRFNVTESGGIVWVALETPQMPVPVFPEMNDPSYRVLQGKTYDWRTSSPRRLENFVDFSHFAYVHDGTIGSRDNPRVEAVKVWREEHVLRFDRSGVKEPGVGLKKKLLGIEEELIEPVNEYHVTMPHTVHLKRTFPNGKRYVLLMAACPVDEFTTRSFWWQARDFGTEPMYDDFFMDFEDEVLGQDKPIIESQRPLWINLQGDQPQERETPVRGADIVTVEYRRWLNDLVAQVESLR, encoded by the coding sequence ATGACAGTCATGAATGAGGTGCCGATGATCCAGGCCCGTCATCCACAGGAACAGAGCAATCCCCTGTATCGCGCACTGGCGCATTTCTGGCACCCCGTGGCCTATAGCAGCCAGGTTCTGGACAAGCCCTTTGGCGCGCGTTTGCTGGGTCAGGATCTGGTGCTGGCACGCTTGAATGGCGAGCTGGTTGCCATGGATAGCCGTTGTCCGCATAAGGGGACCAATCTGGCCTTGGGCGAAATTGTCGATGCCACGATCGAGTGCCCCTATCATGGCTGGCGCTTCGATGCCCAAGGCGAGTGCGTGCGCATTCCGGCTCGTGAAGAGCTGACCTGTGCCATGCGGGTCAATGTGAAACGCTTTAACGTCACCGAGTCGGGTGGCATCGTCTGGGTTGCGCTGGAAACACCGCAAATGCCGGTGCCGGTCTTTCCTGAAATGAACGATCCCAGCTACCGGGTCCTGCAAGGCAAGACCTACGACTGGCGCACCAGCTCGCCGCGCCGTCTGGAAAACTTTGTGGACTTCAGTCACTTTGCCTACGTGCATGATGGCACCATTGGCAGCCGGGACAATCCACGGGTGGAAGCCGTTAAAGTCTGGCGCGAAGAGCATGTCCTGCGCTTTGATCGCAGCGGCGTGAAAGAGCCCGGTGTAGGCTTGAAGAAAAAACTGCTGGGTATTGAAGAGGAGCTGATCGAGCCGGTGAACGAATACCACGTCACCATGCCGCACACCGTGCATTTGAAGCGCACCTTTCCCAACGGCAAGCGTTATGTGCTGCTGATGGCAGCCTGTCCGGTGGACGAATTTACCACCCGCAGTTTCTGGTGGCAGGCGCGCGATTTTGGGACTGAGCCTATGTACGATGACTTCTTCATGGACTTTGAGGACGAGGTGCTGGGCCAGGACAAACCCATCATCGAATCACAGCGGCCCTTGTGGATCAATCTGCAGGGCGATCAGCCCCAGGAACGTGAGACACCTGTGCGGGGTGCGGATATTGTCACGGTGGAATATCGCCGCTGGCTTAATGACCTGGTCGCGCAGGTCGAGAGCTTGCGATGA
- a CDS encoding PDR/VanB family oxidoreductase has protein sequence MSIMKSWIRSIRIEAEGIRSLELCPQEGRFPTVEAGAHIDVHLPGGLVRQYSLLAGSHEGQYRIGVSLDPASRGGSRAVHQALNVGDALEISEPRNLFKLDESQAATSVLLAGGIGITPIHAMAQRLQALGQPWHLFYCVRSRHRAAFLDELQQLEANSQGLGRLDVLIEDEMNGARMDMDAALAPYKSQGSHFYCCGPAGMLQAYKQACADLPDQQVHFEYFAAAPVAAADQGEDSAFTVHLARTGGSIEVPAGRSILECLLDQGIRVYCSCREGICGSCETKVLSGTPEHRDHVLSEQERAASESMMICVSRSRGEALTLDL, from the coding sequence ATGAGCATCATGAAATCCTGGATACGCAGCATACGCATCGAGGCCGAGGGCATCCGTTCACTGGAGCTCTGTCCACAGGAAGGCCGCTTCCCAACTGTGGAGGCGGGGGCCCATATCGATGTGCATTTGCCAGGGGGCCTGGTTCGGCAGTACTCGCTGCTGGCCGGAAGCCACGAAGGGCAGTACCGGATTGGCGTCAGTCTGGACCCGGCCAGCCGGGGTGGCTCGCGTGCAGTTCATCAGGCCTTGAACGTGGGCGATGCGCTGGAAATTTCCGAGCCTCGCAATCTGTTCAAGCTGGATGAAAGCCAGGCAGCGACCAGTGTCCTGCTGGCAGGAGGCATAGGCATCACGCCTATTCACGCCATGGCACAACGTCTGCAAGCCTTGGGCCAGCCCTGGCATCTTTTTTACTGTGTGCGCAGTCGCCACCGGGCCGCTTTTCTGGACGAACTTCAACAATTAGAAGCGAACAGCCAAGGTCTGGGACGGCTGGATGTCCTGATCGAAGACGAAATGAATGGTGCGCGCATGGATATGGACGCCGCACTGGCTCCTTATAAAAGCCAGGGTAGCCATTTCTATTGCTGTGGCCCGGCGGGTATGTTGCAGGCCTACAAGCAGGCCTGTGCCGATCTGCCTGATCAACAGGTGCATTTCGAATACTTCGCGGCGGCGCCTGTTGCGGCTGCCGATCAGGGCGAGGACAGCGCGTTCACCGTTCATCTGGCTCGTACCGGCGGCTCCATTGAAGTCCCGGCAGGCCGCAGCATCCTGGAATGTCTGCTGGATCAGGGCATACGGGTGTATTGCTCCTGCCGCGAAGGGATTTGCGGGTCCTGTGAAACCAAAGTCCTGTCGGGCACGCCCGAACACCGCGACCACGTCCTGAGCGAACAAGAACGGGCCGCATCTGAAAGCATGATGATTTGTGTCTCCCGCAGTCGCGGCGAGGCACTGACGCTGGATTTATAA
- a CDS encoding YggT family protein, whose translation MFSEVALFLIHIVLSLLGTILLLRAWVYALRIHPFNPYSQAMFKVTDWLVMPLRRVIKSGNHWDWTSLFAAWLSALVYLVLSAMVLTGSVSVLSNIPMFLLAAVFTVLRWTLSLIFWVVLLQALLSWLQPQSPSMPLLRSITAPLLDPIRRVLPDLGGLDLSPLVVLLLTQVLNMVITRTAFSLVPI comes from the coding sequence ATGTTCAGTGAAGTCGCCCTCTTCCTAATCCATATTGTTCTGTCGCTGCTGGGCACGATTTTGCTACTGCGTGCCTGGGTGTATGCGCTCAGAATCCATCCCTTCAACCCTTATTCGCAAGCCATGTTCAAGGTCACGGACTGGCTGGTCATGCCTTTGCGCCGTGTGATCAAAAGCGGCAATCATTGGGACTGGACCTCCTTGTTCGCTGCCTGGCTCAGCGCGCTGGTGTACCTGGTTCTTAGCGCCATGGTGCTGACCGGATCGGTATCCGTGCTGTCCAACATCCCCATGTTCTTGCTGGCCGCCGTCTTTACCGTGCTGCGCTGGACCTTGAGCCTGATCTTCTGGGTAGTGCTGCTGCAAGCCCTGCTGTCCTGGCTGCAACCCCAATCGCCCAGCATGCCTTTGCTGCGTTCCATTACAGCCCCCTTGCTGGACCCGATACGTCGTGTCTTGCCAGATCTGGGTGGCCTGGACTTGTCGCCGTTGGTCGTCCTGTTGCTGACCCAGGTGCTCAATATGGTCATCACTCGCACGGCTTTTAGCCTGGTGCCAATCTAA
- a CDS encoding SDR family NAD(P)-dependent oxidoreductase, which translates to MNASLKGRTVIVTGAGGQIGLAYCDALIEQGANLVMADLGDLSDKARQYCEQGGKAIAVQVDVSNNDQTQAMAKAALDAFGSIDGIINNAGFFRGCTFGSLMDIPAEEWDRCYAINVRGLWQCCKAVIPAMKQQGGGKIINVSSNTPYKGVPNFLHYVSSKAAVVGMSRAMAREVGAFNIQVNTLCPDLIPDAGITATQGDEADRRTVAGRCLQRTQTPEDMVGAALFLLGSGSDFVTGQSLLVNGGAHFL; encoded by the coding sequence ATGAATGCTTCATTGAAAGGCAGGACGGTTATCGTCACCGGAGCCGGTGGGCAGATTGGCCTGGCGTACTGCGATGCCTTGATCGAGCAGGGTGCAAATCTGGTGATGGCCGACCTGGGTGACTTAAGCGACAAGGCTCGGCAGTACTGTGAGCAGGGCGGCAAAGCCATTGCCGTTCAGGTGGACGTGTCCAATAACGACCAGACCCAGGCCATGGCCAAAGCGGCTCTGGATGCCTTCGGTTCTATCGACGGCATTATCAATAACGCCGGTTTTTTCCGCGGCTGTACCTTTGGCTCCCTGATGGATATTCCTGCCGAGGAATGGGATCGCTGCTACGCCATCAATGTGCGTGGGCTGTGGCAGTGCTGCAAAGCCGTGATTCCGGCCATGAAGCAGCAAGGCGGCGGCAAGATCATCAATGTGTCTTCCAACACCCCCTACAAGGGCGTGCCCAACTTCCTGCACTACGTCTCGTCCAAGGCGGCGGTGGTGGGTATGAGCCGTGCCATGGCACGCGAAGTGGGGGCGTTCAATATTCAGGTCAACACCTTGTGCCCGGATCTGATTCCCGACGCGGGCATTACCGCTACCCAGGGGGATGAAGCCGACCGCCGCACCGTGGCGGGACGCTGCCTGCAACGCACCCAAACGCCAGAAGACATGGTGGGGGCCGCCCTGTTCCTGTTGGGCAGCGGCTCGGACTTTGTGACGGGGCAGAGCCTGCTGGTGAACGGCGGCGCGCATTTTCTGTAA